In Clostridium sp. DL-VIII, the following proteins share a genomic window:
- a CDS encoding flagellin: MIINHNLQANNAIRSMNINTSAASKSMQKLSSGLRINGASDDAAGLAISEKMRGQIRGLDQASSNSQDGISMTQTAEGALNETTSILQRMRELAVQGSNDTNTSTDRSNVQDEMDQLTKEIDRIANTTQFNTKNLLDGSMGSQVATAVANVDTNTSLNVATVTTTTASGLADAVGNSLNITTGSTVTTTYMKGGQLHTSTLTISSASTETLASMITGSDFTLASAAATGTFTATASAAGFDNAIYGLTVTVKDAAGNVNTKATNALSAFTETTSAQDKRAEGSATFQIGANNGQTMNLSINNMGAAALGVSGLKVGTQAESSDAITVIDQATAKVSKERSKLGAVQNRLEHTINNLGVASENLTTAESRIRDVDMAKEMSTYSKNNILSQAAQAMLAQANQQPQQVLQLLR, from the coding sequence ATGATAATTAATCACAATCTTCAAGCAAACAATGCAATAAGAAGCATGAACATTAACACAAGCGCTGCTAGTAAGTCAATGCAAAAACTTTCTTCAGGTCTTAGAATTAATGGTGCATCAGATGATGCTGCAGGATTAGCAATCTCAGAAAAAATGAGAGGCCAAATCAGAGGTCTTGATCAAGCATCAAGTAACTCTCAAGATGGTATTTCAATGACTCAAACTGCTGAAGGTGCATTAAATGAAACAACTTCAATCCTTCAAAGAATGAGAGAATTAGCTGTTCAAGGTTCAAATGATACAAATACATCAACTGATAGAAGTAATGTACAAGATGAAATGGATCAATTAACTAAGGAAATCGACAGAATTGCAAATACAACTCAATTCAATACTAAGAACCTTTTAGATGGATCTATGGGAAGTCAAGTTGCAACTGCAGTAGCAAATGTTGATACAAACACAAGCTTAAATGTGGCAACAGTAACTACTACAACAGCATCTGGTCTTGCTGATGCAGTAGGAAATTCTTTGAATATTACTACAGGAAGCACAGTTACAACTACTTATATGAAGGGTGGACAATTACACACTTCAACTTTAACTATATCATCTGCTTCAACTGAAACTCTTGCAAGTATGATAACAGGAAGCGACTTTACTTTAGCATCTGCAGCAGCAACTGGTACATTTACTGCTACAGCTAGTGCTGCAGGATTTGATAATGCTATTTATGGATTAACAGTTACAGTAAAAGATGCGGCTGGAAATGTAAATACTAAAGCTACAAATGCTTTATCAGCATTTACAGAAACAACAAGTGCTCAAGATAAGAGAGCTGAAGGAAGCGCAACATTCCAAATTGGTGCAAATAACGGTCAAACAATGAACCTTTCTATTAACAATATGGGAGCAGCAGCACTTGGAGTATCAGGCTTAAAGGTTGGAACTCAAGCAGAATCTAGTGATGCAATAACAGTTATTGATCAAGCTACTGCAAAAGTATCTAAGGAAAGATCAAAACTTGGAGCTGTTCAAAATAGATTAGAACATACTATAAACAATCTTGGAGTAGCATCAGAAAACTTAACAACAGCTGAATCAAGAATTAGAGATGTTGATATGGCTAAAGAAATGTCAACTTACTCAAAGAACAATATTTTATCTCAAGCAGCTCAAGCAATGCTTGCGCAAGCTAATCAACAACCACAACAAGTGCTTCAATTACTAAGATAG
- a CDS encoding pseudaminic acid biosynthesis-associated methylase translates to MKNTFQEEIWKGKFGEKYTERNIFNPEELDNEYNELYSFTRSQMNELFLKDLNINDMRILEVGCNVGNQLSLLQKMGYKNLYGIELQPYAVQRAKELTEGINIIQGEANDIPFKDEYFDLVFTSGVLIHVSPENLNSVIKEIIRCSRKYIWGFEYYSEKFTEVNYRGNSNALWKGDYAKKYIECCPELKVVKQQQYKYTNDLNVDNMYLLSK, encoded by the coding sequence ATGAAAAATACTTTTCAAGAAGAAATATGGAAAGGGAAATTTGGTGAAAAATATACAGAAAGAAACATATTTAATCCAGAAGAATTAGATAATGAGTATAATGAATTATATTCATTTACTAGAAGTCAGATGAATGAATTGTTTTTAAAAGATTTAAACATAAATGATATGAGAATTTTAGAGGTCGGTTGTAATGTAGGTAATCAGCTAAGTTTACTTCAAAAGATGGGGTATAAAAATTTATATGGTATAGAATTACAACCTTATGCAGTTCAAAGAGCAAAGGAATTAACAGAAGGAATAAATATAATCCAAGGAGAAGCAAATGATATACCATTTAAGGACGAATATTTTGATTTAGTATTTACAAGCGGTGTTTTAATACATGTATCTCCTGAGAATTTAAATAGTGTAATAAAAGAAATTATAAGGTGCAGCAGAAAATATATCTGGGGATTTGAATATTATTCGGAAAAATTTACTGAAGTAAATTATAGAGGGAATTCCAATGCTCTTTGGAAGGGAGATTATGCAAAAAAATATATTGAATGTTGCCCTGAACTTAAGGTAGTAAAACAACAACAATATAAATATACAAATGATTTGAATGTAGATAACATGTATTTATTGTCTAAATAA
- a CDS encoding glycosyltransferase family protein, whose translation MYKNRGKICATIEARMTSSRLPGKVIMEFCGKPNLQHIVERLKKSKYIDEVVVATTVNDEDDPIVELCENIGCKYYRGSEDDVLLRVLEAAKSVNADYIVEITGDCPVIDWRHVNKISEMFFSGDYDYASNTIERSFPRGFDTQIFPVSVLEEVNTITRNPVDREHVSIYIYTHPEKYKLLSWRADETMNYPEIEITLDTKEDYIFIKEIYERLYPLNNDFTSQDVVDLVLENPDLKKILKNTHRKDPFKAQKEWEEKYGK comes from the coding sequence ATGTATAAGAATAGAGGGAAAATTTGTGCAACTATTGAGGCCAGAATGACTTCTTCAAGACTTCCAGGTAAAGTTATTATGGAGTTTTGCGGTAAACCCAATTTACAACATATAGTTGAGAGATTAAAGAAAAGTAAATATATTGATGAGGTAGTTGTTGCTACAACAGTAAATGATGAAGATGATCCTATTGTAGAACTATGTGAAAATATAGGATGTAAATATTATAGGGGTAGTGAGGATGATGTATTACTTAGAGTATTGGAAGCTGCAAAATCTGTTAATGCTGATTATATAGTGGAAATAACAGGAGATTGTCCAGTTATTGATTGGAGGCATGTCAATAAAATTTCAGAAATGTTTTTTAGCGGAGACTATGATTATGCATCTAATACAATTGAAAGAAGTTTTCCGAGAGGATTTGACACTCAAATTTTTCCTGTTAGTGTTTTGGAAGAAGTTAATACTATTACTCGGAATCCTGTAGATCGTGAACATGTTTCCATTTATATTTATACTCATCCAGAGAAGTATAAGTTATTAAGTTGGAGAGCTGATGAAACAATGAATTATCCAGAAATAGAGATTACTTTGGACACAAAAGAAGATTATATATTTATAAAAGAGATCTATGAAAGATTATATCCGTTAAACAATGATTTTACTTCACAAGATGTAGTAGACTTAGTACTAGAAAATCCAGATTTGAAGAAAATATTGAAAAATACGCACCGAAAAGATCCATTTAAAGCACAAAAAGAGTGGGAAGAGAAATATGGAAAATAA
- a CDS encoding DegT/DnrJ/EryC1/StrS family aminotransferase → MSVLAINGGKKIRKTLFPAYNPIGEEEKKVVENVLDKGKLSRFLGVWHEDFYGGDEVRALEKEWSEKFGVKHAISVNSATSALYCAVGAAGIGPGDEVIVSPYTMTASASAALVYNAIPVFADIEEDYFCLDPNSIEERITERTKAIIVVDIMGQPYDADTINAIAKKHNLIVIEDAAQAPGAMYKGKYAGTLGDIGVYSLNYHKHIHSGEGGIIVTDNDELAERLMLIRNHAEAVVEAKGVTNLINMIGFNYRMTEIEAAIAREQLKKLDNLLEARLKNVEYISKKLTEIPCIEVSKIRDDCKHAFYIQALKFKKEIAGISRERFIEAVNAELAPFEMRENEGVKLGGGYVKPLYLQSIYQKLIGYGEAGCPFKCPMYKGTLNYSKGICPKCEKMHFEDLMTHEFMVPSMTREDMNDVIEAFKKVWINIDELK, encoded by the coding sequence ATGTCAGTGTTAGCTATAAATGGTGGTAAAAAAATAAGGAAAACATTATTTCCAGCATACAATCCTATTGGTGAAGAAGAAAAAAAGGTAGTTGAAAACGTATTAGATAAAGGTAAACTTTCAAGGTTTTTAGGAGTTTGGCATGAAGATTTTTATGGTGGAGATGAAGTAAGGGCTCTAGAAAAAGAATGGTCTGAAAAATTTGGAGTAAAACATGCAATATCAGTTAATTCAGCTACATCAGCTTTATATTGTGCAGTAGGTGCTGCAGGAATAGGGCCTGGTGATGAAGTTATAGTATCTCCTTATACAATGACAGCATCAGCTTCAGCAGCTTTAGTTTATAATGCAATACCGGTATTTGCAGATATTGAAGAAGATTATTTTTGCTTAGATCCTAATTCGATAGAAGAAAGAATAACTGAAAGAACTAAAGCCATTATAGTCGTAGATATTATGGGGCAGCCTTATGATGCAGATACAATAAACGCTATTGCTAAAAAACATAACTTAATAGTAATAGAAGATGCAGCACAAGCACCAGGAGCTATGTACAAAGGGAAATATGCAGGTACCTTGGGGGATATTGGGGTATATTCATTAAATTATCACAAGCATATACATAGTGGTGAAGGTGGAATTATAGTCACAGATAATGATGAACTTGCTGAAAGACTAATGCTTATAAGAAATCATGCAGAAGCAGTTGTAGAAGCTAAGGGTGTTACCAATCTTATTAATATGATTGGATTTAATTATAGAATGACAGAAATAGAAGCTGCAATTGCAAGAGAACAGTTAAAAAAATTAGATAATTTATTAGAAGCAAGATTGAAAAATGTAGAATATATATCTAAGAAATTAACTGAAATCCCCTGTATCGAAGTTTCGAAAATCAGAGATGATTGTAAGCATGCTTTTTATATTCAAGCACTTAAATTTAAAAAAGAAATTGCAGGAATAAGTAGAGAGAGATTTATTGAAGCTGTAAATGCTGAATTAGCTCCATTTGAGATGAGAGAAAATGAAGGCGTAAAACTTGGTGGCGGGTATGTGAAGCCACTATATTTACAGTCAATCTATCAAAAACTCATTGGGTATGGTGAAGCTGGATGCCCATTTAAATGTCCAATGTATAAAGGGACGCTCAATTATAGTAAGGGGATTTGTCCGAAGTGTGAAAAAATGCATTTTGAAGATTTAATGACTCATGAATTTATGGTTCCTTCTATGACTAGGGAAGATATGAATGATGTTATAGAAGCTTTTAAAAAGGTTTGGATAAATATTGATGAATTAAAATAA
- a CDS encoding formyltransferase family protein yields the protein MKILFLTNNQISYKLYEWLKNEKLEDVKLYNDNINLEMIHNMDPDLIISYNYKYIIKKDVIMFMNNRVINLHISLLPWNRGASPNLWSFLENTHKGVTIHHIDEGLDTGEILLQKEIFFDESKETLKSSYIKLHEEIQELFKKNWNKIKNNNIISKPQAGKGSFHLMSEMQVVENIIDSWEINILELKQKYKELMK from the coding sequence ATGAAAATATTATTCTTAACTAATAATCAAATATCTTATAAATTATACGAATGGCTTAAGAATGAAAAGCTAGAGGATGTCAAATTGTATAATGACAACATAAATTTAGAGATGATACATAATATGGATCCAGATCTAATTATAAGTTATAATTACAAATATATAATAAAAAAAGATGTAATAATGTTTATGAATAATAGAGTTATTAATTTACATATTTCATTATTACCATGGAATAGAGGAGCATCTCCTAATTTGTGGAGCTTTTTAGAGAATACACACAAGGGAGTTACAATTCATCATATAGATGAAGGGCTAGATACAGGAGAGATCCTTTTACAAAAAGAAATTTTTTTTGATGAAAGTAAAGAAACATTAAAGTCAAGTTATATTAAACTACATGAAGAAATACAAGAATTATTTAAAAAAAATTGGAATAAAATAAAAAATAATAATATTATTTCAAAGCCACAGGCGGGTAAAGGGAGCTTTCATTTGATGAGTGAGATGCAGGTTGTTGAAAATATAATAGATAGCTGGGAGATAAATATTTTAGAGTTGAAACAAAAATATAAGGAGTTAATGAAGTAA
- a CDS encoding flagellar protein FliT produces MELEECFVKYKSITLTIMEAIKSENYENLDELFGQRQLILDNIKELNGSKEEMKKIYLQCNIEQLEKSLEEEIKKRKDEILVKIKENQKRKTAMNGYNNLQSRAVFLSKEF; encoded by the coding sequence GTGGAGTTAGAAGAGTGTTTTGTTAAATATAAAAGTATAACTTTAACTATTATGGAAGCAATTAAATCAGAGAACTACGAGAATTTAGATGAGCTTTTTGGACAGAGACAATTAATTTTGGATAATATTAAAGAGCTCAATGGCTCAAAAGAAGAAATGAAAAAAATATATTTGCAATGCAATATAGAGCAATTGGAAAAATCATTAGAAGAAGAAATTAAGAAGAGAAAAGATGAGATTTTAGTAAAAATAAAGGAAAATCAAAAAAGAAAGACAGCAATGAATGGATACAATAATTTACAATCTAGAGCTGTATTTTTAAGCAAAGAATTTTAA
- the pseI gene encoding pseudaminic acid synthase, protein MVNEIRIGNKIICNNSAVFIVAEISANHLHKFENAARLIKEAAKAGVDAIKLQTYTADTITIDCDNDYFKINQGTLWDDRNFYDLYKEAYTPWEWQPKLKKIAEEEGLICFSSPFDKTAVDFLENINVPAYKVASFEITDIPLIEYIASKGKPMILATGIATLSDIDEAVNACRRVGNNEIAVLKCTSAYPAPFEDMNLKTIPNLAETFGVIPGLSDHTLGITAPIAAVSLGAKIVEKHFTLSRADGGPDAAFSLEPKELKSMVNAIRETEKMLGEISYDLTDKMKNSREFSRSLFIVKDIKKGEMFTEKNLRSIRPGFGMHTKYYRNVLGKVAKSDIQKGTPMSWSLLD, encoded by the coding sequence ATAGTAAATGAAATAAGAATTGGAAATAAAATAATATGTAATAATAGTGCTGTATTTATAGTTGCAGAAATTTCAGCAAATCATTTGCATAAGTTTGAAAATGCAGCTAGGTTAATTAAAGAAGCAGCAAAGGCAGGGGTAGATGCGATAAAGCTTCAAACTTATACAGCAGATACTATAACCATAGATTGTGATAATGATTATTTTAAAATAAATCAAGGAACTTTGTGGGATGATAGAAATTTCTATGATTTGTACAAGGAAGCGTATACTCCTTGGGAATGGCAGCCTAAATTGAAGAAGATTGCAGAAGAAGAGGGGCTTATTTGTTTTTCATCCCCCTTTGATAAAACTGCAGTGGATTTTCTTGAAAATATAAATGTACCAGCATATAAAGTGGCATCTTTTGAAATAACAGATATACCACTAATTGAATATATAGCATCAAAAGGAAAGCCTATGATTCTAGCAACAGGTATAGCTACCTTGAGTGATATAGATGAAGCGGTAAATGCTTGTAGAAGAGTTGGTAATAATGAAATAGCTGTATTAAAATGCACAAGTGCATATCCCGCACCTTTTGAGGATATGAATTTAAAAACAATTCCTAACTTGGCAGAAACATTTGGAGTAATTCCAGGTTTGTCTGATCACACTTTAGGAATAACTGCACCAATAGCAGCGGTATCACTAGGGGCTAAAATAGTTGAAAAGCACTTTACGCTATCTAGAGCGGATGGAGGACCAGATGCAGCATTTTCTTTGGAACCTAAAGAATTAAAATCAATGGTAAATGCCATAAGAGAAACAGAGAAAATGTTAGGTGAAATTTCTTATGATTTAACAGATAAAATGAAAAATAGTAGAGAATTTTCCCGCTCATTATTTATAGTAAAAGATATTAAAAAAGGAGAAATGTTTACAGAAAAAAATCTTAGATCAATAAGACCAGGATTCGGAATGCATACTAAATATTACAGAAATGTATTGGGGAAGGTAGCAAAATCAGATATACAAAAAGGAACTCCTATGTCTTGGAGTTTACTGGATTGA
- a CDS encoding Gfo/Idh/MocA family oxidoreductase translates to MENKYNVLIVGAGNIGAFFDKPLSMNILTHAHAFSNTEKFNLLGFIDLDRSKAEEASVIWTTSVFESLEDAFRMHTVDIISMCVPDNYHYEILKKVLNFPVKLVFAEKPLAKTLEEAKEIRNLYYEKGTACLINYSRRFVPEFEEIRNEFFDGKYGKFITGSGYYGKGVLHNGSHMVDFLRYILGEITTTQSFNYNYDFYEDDPSISAIINFKNGGIFTMMNVPCNLYTIFELELLFERKKIKIKDSGFKIEVYDLADSTIFKGYKNLLKKKEYNSSLGRAMENAVDNIWNYMKKGEKLKCTLEDGFKAMKICEKLRIDCCNE, encoded by the coding sequence ATGGAAAATAAGTATAATGTTTTAATTGTAGGTGCAGGAAACATTGGTGCGTTTTTTGATAAACCTCTTTCTATGAATATTCTTACACATGCTCATGCTTTTTCAAATACAGAAAAATTTAATCTTCTAGGTTTCATAGATTTAGATAGAAGTAAAGCAGAAGAGGCATCTGTTATATGGACCACCTCAGTATTTGAAAGTTTAGAAGATGCGTTTAGAATGCATACAGTTGATATTATAAGCATGTGTGTGCCAGATAATTATCATTATGAAATATTGAAAAAAGTATTGAATTTTCCGGTAAAATTAGTTTTTGCAGAAAAGCCTTTAGCTAAGACATTAGAGGAAGCAAAGGAAATAAGAAATTTGTATTACGAGAAAGGCACTGCATGCTTAATCAATTACTCGAGAAGATTTGTTCCAGAATTTGAGGAGATTAGAAACGAATTTTTTGATGGAAAATATGGGAAGTTTATAACCGGAAGTGGATATTATGGGAAAGGTGTTTTACATAATGGTTCACATATGGTAGATTTTTTGAGATACATATTGGGAGAAATAACTACGACTCAATCGTTTAATTATAATTATGATTTTTATGAAGATGATCCAAGTATTTCAGCTATAATAAATTTCAAGAATGGTGGAATATTTACTATGATGAATGTGCCATGTAATTTATATACGATATTTGAATTGGAATTATTGTTTGAGAGAAAGAAGATAAAAATAAAAGATTCAGGATTTAAAATAGAAGTATATGATTTAGCAGATAGCACTATATTTAAAGGTTACAAGAATCTATTAAAAAAGAAGGAATATAATTCGTCGTTGGGCAGGGCAATGGAGAATGCAGTTGATAATATATGGAATTATATGAAAAAAGGTGAAAAATTAAAATGTACATTGGAGGACGGCTTTAAGGCAATGAAAATTTGTGAAAAGTTAAGGATTGATTGTTGTAATGAATAA
- a CDS encoding 6-hydroxymethylpterin diphosphokinase MptE-like protein produces MNFYEENLELFKKEIPILYETIKNDEPLINIELEKVKDSANYLILKDDKKCFVHSIFDVNEEMKNMFKYVDKSVETIIIFGLGCGYSLEYIEDNYKNVDNILVIEPSLQMFEKYMNEFSIHNQIKNFKNITFLINKDENYVVNLLMYYISKKIYRRTSIVCNLSYRTILPDYYEKINKSLIEYLRNTSINIATKNYFKDKWVENPIKNLKNSAINIDKLISKFEGKSAIIVSAGPSLNKNIHLINNAKNKALIAAVGSASKILESNNIKPHFRFAMDSQKEEKLIFENLQEDNSILVYSDKVYPEVIPKFKRRLRMILDSDVLTRYIFNKSDTKFETFRSGFSIANTALDVLIKLGFKNIIFLGQDMSYTKDKLYAEGSWIDNDKLNVGDGKKRYSSTKDIYGNDVYTDDEFLGIKTLFEKSVLNNPNINYINATEGGIGITGTKIKTFEEVLYEDLSEEYDYDIFFDNLFFTKDSYDNDSEKIFNTIIELEKDINEMIKINDLRIKGLKKIDRYLNKELGISKIEREIIYLNKYEEELRQFDLYNNCIKLMMADMYDIILNKFENDVKDQKQCILNTKGSLESISYELRKHLYYIKECIRENY; encoded by the coding sequence ATGAATTTTTATGAAGAAAATTTGGAATTATTCAAAAAAGAAATACCAATATTATATGAAACTATTAAGAATGATGAACCATTAATTAATATAGAGTTAGAAAAAGTAAAAGATAGTGCTAATTATTTGATATTAAAAGATGATAAGAAATGTTTTGTTCATAGTATTTTTGATGTTAATGAAGAAATGAAAAATATGTTCAAGTATGTAGATAAAAGTGTGGAAACTATCATAATATTTGGATTAGGATGTGGGTATTCATTAGAATATATAGAAGATAATTATAAAAATGTAGATAATATTTTGGTTATTGAACCAAGCTTACAAATGTTTGAAAAATATATGAATGAGTTTTCCATACATAATCAAATAAAGAACTTTAAAAACATTACTTTTTTGATAAATAAGGATGAAAATTATGTAGTAAATCTACTAATGTACTATATCAGTAAAAAAATCTATAGAAGGACAAGTATTGTATGCAATTTATCATATAGAACAATCTTGCCTGATTATTATGAGAAAATTAATAAATCGTTAATAGAGTATCTTAGAAACACATCAATAAATATTGCTACCAAAAATTATTTTAAGGATAAATGGGTAGAAAATCCAATAAAAAATTTAAAGAATAGTGCGATTAATATAGATAAATTAATAAGCAAATTTGAAGGGAAATCTGCTATTATTGTTTCAGCAGGTCCTTCTTTAAATAAAAATATACATTTAATTAATAATGCAAAGAATAAGGCATTAATTGCAGCCGTTGGGAGTGCATCAAAAATATTGGAAAGCAACAATATAAAGCCACATTTTAGATTTGCTATGGATAGTCAAAAAGAAGAAAAATTGATTTTTGAAAATCTTCAAGAAGATAATTCTATTTTAGTTTATTCAGATAAAGTGTATCCTGAGGTAATCCCAAAATTTAAAAGACGCCTAAGAATGATTTTAGATTCAGATGTACTAACAAGGTACATTTTTAATAAGTCAGATACTAAATTTGAAACTTTTAGAAGTGGGTTTTCGATTGCGAATACTGCACTTGATGTGCTAATTAAATTAGGATTTAAAAATATTATTTTTTTGGGTCAGGACATGAGTTATACAAAAGATAAATTGTATGCAGAGGGATCTTGGATAGATAATGATAAATTAAATGTTGGTGATGGAAAGAAAAGATATAGTAGTACAAAAGATATATATGGAAATGATGTATATACTGATGATGAATTTTTAGGTATTAAAACACTATTTGAGAAGAGCGTTTTAAATAACCCAAATATAAATTATATTAATGCAACCGAAGGTGGAATTGGAATTACTGGGACTAAAATTAAAACATTTGAAGAAGTGTTATATGAAGATTTATCAGAAGAATATGATTATGATATTTTTTTTGATAATTTATTTTTTACTAAAGATAGTTATGATAATGATTCTGAAAAAATATTCAATACCATAATTGAATTAGAAAAAGATATTAATGAAATGATAAAAATAAACGACTTAAGAATAAAAGGCTTGAAGAAGATTGATAGATATTTGAACAAGGAATTAGGAATAAGTAAGATAGAACGTGAGATTATATATTTAAATAAATATGAAGAGGAACTTAGGCAATTTGATTTATATAATAATTGTATTAAGTTAATGATGGCTGATATGTATGATATAATATTAAATAAGTTTGAAAATGATGTCAAAGATCAAAAGCAATGTATATTAAATACTAAAGGGAGTTTAGAAAGTATTAGCTACGAGTTGAGAAAACATTTATATTATATTAAAGAATGTATACGAGAAAATTATTAA
- a CDS encoding SDR family NAD(P)-dependent oxidoreductase produces MIYYENKKILIIGGTGTIGQGLIKELLKQSPKVIRIFSRDEYKQFILENQIVNKEQIRFLIGDVRDYERVERAMNDIDVVFNLAAMKHVPACEYNPSEAIKTNIIGMENVIKAATANNVECVVFTSSDKAINPANSYGATKLLAEKLVQAANFSKGSARTKFVAVRFGNVMGSRGSVIPFFKKQIEEKKKITVTDLEMTRFMMTLSQAVKLIMDAAKISIGGEVFILKMPVIKLRDLAEIVVEETCERLNIEREEVEIETIGLRAGERRFEELMNKDESENAFDLGNMYSVISSINSGFLLEHYEGYTKARVGSYNSSDEIVLNKEQVRELLKNEKLV; encoded by the coding sequence ATGATATACTATGAAAATAAAAAAATTTTGATTATCGGAGGTACTGGCACAATTGGTCAGGGGTTAATTAAAGAATTGTTGAAGCAGAGCCCAAAAGTAATAAGAATTTTTAGCAGAGATGAATATAAACAATTTATTTTAGAAAATCAAATTGTAAATAAAGAGCAAATTAGGTTCTTAATTGGCGATGTTAGAGATTATGAGCGTGTAGAGAGAGCAATGAATGATATTGATGTTGTGTTTAATCTTGCTGCTATGAAGCATGTACCAGCTTGCGAATATAATCCATCAGAAGCAATAAAAACAAACATCATTGGTATGGAAAATGTTATTAAAGCAGCTACTGCTAATAATGTTGAATGCGTTGTTTTTACAAGTTCTGATAAGGCAATTAATCCAGCTAATTCCTATGGAGCAACAAAATTACTTGCAGAAAAGTTAGTACAAGCTGCTAACTTTAGTAAAGGCTCAGCGAGAACTAAATTTGTTGCTGTCAGATTTGGAAATGTAATGGGTTCTAGAGGTTCTGTAATTCCATTCTTTAAAAAACAGATTGAAGAGAAGAAAAAAATTACGGTCACAGATCTTGAAATGACTAGGTTTATGATGACTTTAAGTCAAGCTGTTAAATTGATTATGGATGCTGCAAAAATTTCAATAGGTGGAGAAGTCTTTATTTTAAAAATGCCTGTTATAAAATTGCGAGATCTTGCGGAAATTGTTGTTGAAGAAACCTGTGAAAGACTTAATATAGAAAGAGAAGAAGTTGAGATAGAAACAATAGGATTAAGAGCAGGTGAAAGACGATTTGAAGAGCTTATGAACAAAGATGAATCGGAGAATGCATTTGATTTAGGAAATATGTATTCTGTAATTTCATCAATAAATTCTGGATTCTTACTTGAACATTATGAAGGGTATACAAAGGCAAGGGTTGGAAGCTATAATTCAAGCGATGAAATAGTACTAAATAAAGAACAGGTAAGAGAATTGCTCAAAAATGAGAAATTGGTTTAA
- a CDS encoding glycosyltransferase family protein codes for MNVVCIIQARVGSTRLPGKVLKKICGKTVLEHDIDRLKRVKNISKIIIATTTLEKDNSIVEEANRLEITYYRGSEEDVLSRYYYAAKEINADIVVRVTSDCPLIDSEATEKIIQFYKCNSEKYDYVSNTIDRTYPRGLDTEVFSFKALEKAFNEAELQRDREHVTPYIWDNSSLFRLYQYKNDIDYSGLRWTLDTIEDFELISSIYNMLYFEKGNKFNMNDIIELYKKNPELKEINKYVEQKKINKV; via the coding sequence ATGAATGTAGTATGTATAATTCAAGCTAGAGTGGGTTCTACAAGATTACCGGGTAAAGTTTTAAAGAAAATATGTGGCAAAACTGTTTTAGAGCATGATATTGATAGATTGAAAAGAGTAAAGAATATTAGTAAAATTATAATTGCAACCACAACATTAGAAAAAGACAACTCTATAGTTGAAGAAGCAAATAGATTAGAAATTACATATTATAGAGGGTCTGAAGAAGATGTTTTATCAAGATATTATTATGCTGCAAAAGAAATTAATGCAGATATAGTAGTGAGAGTTACAAGTGATTGTCCACTTATAGATAGTGAGGCAACAGAAAAAATAATACAGTTTTATAAATGTAATAGTGAAAAATATGATTATGTAAGTAATACTATAGATCGCACTTATCCAAGAGGGCTAGACACGGAAGTTTTTAGTTTCAAAGCACTAGAAAAGGCATTTAATGAAGCTGAACTTCAAAGAGATAGGGAACATGTTACTCCGTATATATGGGATAATTCAAGTTTATTTAGATTATATCAATACAAGAATGACATAGATTACTCTGGATTAAGATGGACATTAGATACTATAGAGGATTTTGAATTAATAAGCAGTATTTACAATATGTTATATTTTGAAAAAGGGAATAAATTTAATATGAATGATATAATTGAGTTATATAAAAAAAATCCCGAGTTAAAAGAAATAAATAAATATGTTGAACAGAAAAAAATTAATAAAGTGTAG